The DNA region CTTAGCGTCAAGTTGTTTGTCTGTTTCACTGTATGTTTCTTTACTTTCAAGTTTGCCGTTCACACTGCAATAAAACTTAATTTTAGGCTCCGTGCCTGACGGACGGGCCGAAATGATACTACCGTCCTCGGTAATGAATTGTAAAACATCAGATACAGGCAATTCAATTGGTTTGCTTGTATTGGTTGCTAAATCAGTTTCAATACGTTTTTCATAATCCTTAAGCGTACTTACTTTTGAGCCGCCTAAGGTATCCGGAGGATTAGTACGGAATTTCTCCATCATTTCCTTAATTTCTTCGGCACCTGTTTTACCTTTTTTTGTGAGGGAGATCAGCTTTTCCTTATAAAATCCATATTGCACATAAGTATCAATTAACGCTTCAAAAAGACTGCTTCCTTTGTCTTTGTAATAAGCGGTCATTTCTGCGATGAAGGCGCTTGAAACTACAGCGTCCTTATCCCTTACAAGTTCGCCTATCAAATAGCCGTAGCTTTCTTCACCGCCACCTATAAAGGTTTGTTTACCCTCAAAGTGGGTCATTAACTCGCCGATATACTTAAAGCCGGTAAGAGTGTTATAGTAAGTAACATTCTTGGCTTCGGCTATGCGTTCGATAAGATTTGTGGTAACAATGGTTTTAACAATATACTCTTTACCGGTAAGCTTGCCTTTTTCTTCCCATGCGCTTAATAAATAATTGATCAGCATAGCGCCGGTTTGGTTACCATTGAGCAGGATAAACTCGCCATCGGTATTTTTCACAGCAATACCCACACGATCTGCGTCGGGATCTGTAGCCAATACCAGGTCGGCATCAGTTTCCTGGGCTTTTTTAAGGGCAAGTGTAAGCGCTTCCTTTTCTTCGGGATTAGGGTAAACTACTGTTGGGAAATTACCATCAGGAGTTATTTGCTCATCAACCAGGATCACATTTTCAAAACCAAACCGTTTCAGGGCTTGGGGTACCAATGTGATACCTGTACCATGGATTGGCGAATAAACTATTTTAAGATCTTTTTGACGTGCAATAGCATCAGGCGAAACAGAAAGTTCGGTGATCTTGCTCAGGTAAAGCTCGTCAATGTCCTCTCCTATTTCTTCAATATTAGCATCAACGCGGTTAAATTTGATGTCATCTATGCTGCTGATTGCAGCCACCTCGTCCATTACGGCTTTATCGTGCGGAGAAACAAATTGCCCGCCATCGGCCCCATAAGCTTTGTAGCCATTATACTCTTTAGGGTTGTGCGATGCAGTAAGCATTACACCGCTTTTGCAGCCTAAATGGCGTACTGCAAACGAAAGCTCGGGTGTGGGACGTAATGCCTTAAAAAAGTAAACATAAATGCCATTAGCTGAAAAAACTTCGGCCGTAATAGTCGAAAAGAAATCGGCATTGTTACGGCTGTCATGAGCGATAGCTACTTTGATTTTTTCGCCTGGGTAGGTTTTTTTCAGATAATTAGCTAATCCCTGTGTGGCGGCGCCTATAGTATACTTATTGATACGGTTTGAACCCGGCCCCATAATACCGCGAAGGCCGCCGGTACCAAACTCCAGATCGCGGTAAAATGAATCCGTCAGTTCAGTATATGCCTTATCGTCAATTAATTTTCGGATTTCCTGCTTTACATCAGCATCATAATTTCCTTGAAGCCATGAGTTTGCTTTTTGAAGAATGGTGGGGTCTAATTCCTGCATAAGTGGTTGTATATTTTCAATTTATCTGATTCGGTTTTGTTTTAAATATGATAATAAATAATCAAAACAGAACGCCTTAAAGTTAAATCATCTTTTTAATTATGCCAGCCCAATATGCAATAAGTTTTAAATATAATGTACAGCAAGAGCGGCACACCGAACGTTATCTGAACAAGATACTCCGGTAAAAGTTTTATCAACTTCAAGCTGTAAAGGCGTTGCCTTCCTTTGCCCTCGATTTATCGTTAGCCGACGAACCATTAATCAAATCTGTTAACGCCCTTTAGTAAACAAATTGAGTATCGGTATATCAACTAAAACCCCAACCGACCAACGAGTATATAATTTATTATCGCCGTAAGAGTTAGTTATCACGTCTTTATTGGCTCCTGTTAAACTAACACTACGCAAATTGGGAGCAACCTGGAAACCACCCGAAATTGAGATTGGTGTGGATGGTATGCCTATAGATAAAAACAAACCGGGACTTATGATATTCTTCAGCTCAATTTTTGGCACCTGTGCTACAGTAGCGCTGGTATCTTTTGCTATCGGGGTACTTTCGGATGTAAAGCGGTATGAGGCAAGTGCGCCGATATCAATTAAAGAAACAAAAACAGAAGTCGACCATTTTTTATCGCCCGTAGGAACAAATAATAAACGGTGCCCCCAGCTAAATGAAATTCCTACCGGTGCTGATAGTCCGTATGCGCCTTTATACTTTTCATCAATGCCATGCACTTTTTCGCTACCTACATAAGGGCCAACATAGGCGTTCAGAGCGACATTAAAAATAGCCTCGCGTTTAACGGTTGAACTGCCTACCGGTAAAGCAATTGCTTCAATAGCGTTTTTTACTTCGTCGCTGTTTTTCGCTTTTGATACCTCCGCGGCGAAATTGGCATATTTAATAAACATTTTATTTATTGCCGGCCACTCGGCGAACGCTGCAATTTTTGTTTCAAGTTCATTTATTTCTTTCTTTATGGCTGTTTTGGCGACTGCATCCTGTAGTTTATCATATTCTGCTTTTTTTTCTGCAAGATTTCTAACTAAATCCTGTTTTATCGGGTTGGTAACGACTTTATTAATAAACAGGTTATCGTAAACGCCGCTAAGCTCAACTATGGCCGATGGGTACTGTTTTTCGTAAACATCAATGTAAACGTTGCCAAGGCTACGGGCTGATGACAGATATTGATCAATCTTTGGATCTTTCCTGTCAATCATCGCTATAGTGATATTAGCCGGGTTGACATTTAAAAGCAATGGCGATTTCAATAATTGCTCAAAAAGGTTAAGGGATGAATTATAAAGCGCGTAATAATCCTGGTAATTAAAAGTGTTTTCACCTTTTTGCTGAAGCTGCTTTAAATTAATAAAATACCTGTTTACTATCGTTGCTTTTTGTATAAGTTCAATGTTATACTTCTGATAAATTTCCTCAAATTTTAAAAAGTCACCACTACGGTCTTTGAGGAATTGCCTCATAGAACCCTCTTTAAAATTAATATCTTTTTTTTCCAATTGCTGGTAAAGCAAACCAAGGTAGATTTGGAAAGTTACAGAGCTATTAAACAACATCTTTGCCGAATCGACATCAACCCAGTATTTATCTTTCTGATTTGAACGTAATGATTGTGAAAAAAGATCGAAAGCCTGCAATGCCGGATATACATTTTCATTTACAAGCCGTAAGGTGCCATTGTCTGCTTTATTAACCAGGTAGTTATGAAAAATATCCCCGGGATGGGAACCCTCATGAAACTCGTTGGCTATATACAAGGCATCAATGAAGATTATCCTGACATGAGGCATGGCAGCAAACAATTGATCCATGCACGGGTCTTCAATCAAATTGGAAACATTGGGAAGTAATAGTGCCAGATCTTTTTGAAATGATTCCCGGAGCAAATCGGTATAAGCGGCGTAGTTATAGATCTCAACATCTATAGCCGTAAGTGATTTGTAAGTAACCGGAAATAATAACTGCAATTGCCTCGTACTGTCCAGTTCTTTTTTAAACCGCGAAAAAAAGGCCGTTGAAAGTTCTTGTTTTGTTCGTTCCACCAAAAACTTTGCAAGACCGTCGGCAAGATTGGTAACATCAAGAGAGCCTATGGATTGTATTAATTCGGATGGGCTGGGTATTGTCCCCCCGCTTGCACCGCCAGCTTCATAAATCCCGTTCAGATTAAAAAACGGGTTTTTCTTAATAACAGTGTCTACATTGGTGGTGTTTTTAAGATTAAAATAATAAGCAAACAGCGGCTTATTTTGTGGGCTGATCCTTATTTTCCCGTCTTTGTCGTAAAGGCTTTTTAAATATAATACATCATAAAAAACGCGCCTTTCGGGTTGTTGTGCAAACATTTTGCAGGATAGAAGCAAGAGCAAAAAAAGAGAGGCATATTTATATTTCATACAAAATCGTTAAAAAAATTCAATAAAAGTTCGGGTTTTAGCAATGGAAGATCGAAGGATACCGGCGGGTTCCCATCTTCAGTTATAATGAAGGTTGTTTTCTGCGTCATAGCCGCCAATTTTTCAGTGATCGCAGCCAATGAATAACTAAAATTCATTTTTTGAATCATCAGCGCAATTATGCCCGATGTAATAGCCGTCGCAAAACTACTCCCGCTATCAGCTATCAATTCGTTATTCTGATCATATGATTTTATTTGCGAGCCATTGGTCACCAGCGATAGGAACTCATTTATACAAGGATAGCCATTCTCTTTATCCGGAACCATGCCAACCCCGATTGTATTTTTTAAACAGGCCGGATAGTATTTACTTGTATCTCCAAATACTATCGAATTTCCGATAGAACAAACAACTATTTTATTGTTAGCTACGGCATTGTTTATAGCCTCCTGAATTAAACCTTTAGTGACTTCATTGCCTAACCCTGATGACCAACTAATTGAAACCACATGAATATCAGGCATTTTTGCGCACCAATTAATCGCGT from Mucilaginibacter sp. SJ includes:
- a CDS encoding phospho-sugar mutase yields the protein MQELDPTILQKANSWLQGNYDADVKQEIRKLIDDKAYTELTDSFYRDLEFGTGGLRGIMGPGSNRINKYTIGAATQGLANYLKKTYPGEKIKVAIAHDSRNNADFFSTITAEVFSANGIYVYFFKALRPTPELSFAVRHLGCKSGVMLTASHNPKEYNGYKAYGADGGQFVSPHDKAVMDEVAAISSIDDIKFNRVDANIEEIGEDIDELYLSKITELSVSPDAIARQKDLKIVYSPIHGTGITLVPQALKRFGFENVILVDEQITPDGNFPTVVYPNPEEKEALTLALKKAQETDADLVLATDPDADRVGIAVKNTDGEFILLNGNQTGAMLINYLLSAWEEKGKLTGKEYIVKTIVTTNLIERIAEAKNVTYYNTLTGFKYIGELMTHFEGKQTFIGGGEESYGYLIGELVRDKDAVVSSAFIAEMTAYYKDKGSSLFEALIDTYVQYGFYKEKLISLTKKGKTGAEEIKEMMEKFRTNPPDTLGGSKVSTLKDYEKRIETDLATNTSKPIELPVSDVLQFITEDGSIISARPSGTEPKIKFYCSVNGKLESKETYSETDKQLDAKIASIMQDLGV
- a CDS encoding S8/S53 family peptidase; the protein is MRIKVTKLLNTRVGGAHTTYQTGAVREPGDVIEVTGIVQGEELDGNNTWYKVGDDANSHYWSGGAEQIDGTGSNYQQWMIDLNLPEIWGRYAGTGVGVAVVDTGIAPGITDLFYNQSKYYVYGDDDVEIKDNAGHGTFCASLVGLRNTSGNHVGVAPGSNLFACKISEKRTFENTERDAQRYADAINWCAKMPDIHVVSISWSSGLGNEVTKGLIQEAINNAVANNKIVVCSIGNSIVFGDTSKYYPACLKNTIGVGMVPDKENGYPCINEFLSLVTNGSQIKSYDQNNELIADSGSSFATAITSGIIALMIQKMNFSYSLAAITEKLAAMTQKTTFIITEDGNPPVSFDLPLLKPELLLNFFNDFV